The Pseudomonas cucumis sequence TTACACCCCTAATCTGTACCACGTATGCGTCCGCTTGCAAGGCGTACCGCCAGCCCCGCCGGTCCAAGGGCAAGCCATTGTCGCAGGCTGGACTATGTAGTCGCTTCCGAGCCGTTGAAGCGCTACATGAGTTGAGTCAGTACACCGACGACCGGATCCCGCAAGACCCTTGGCCCGAGACTTCTGCCAAGACTATGGCGGGGCTTGCCGGCAGCCCCCGTGGCGGTAAAACGCCGCTGATGCCCGATGAGGTGTTCTGCATTATTTTTGAGCGGGCGTACCAGCAGGTTGAGCGAGGCCATCAATTGCTTGACCTGCAAGATGCGCTTCACACAAGTTCAGTGCAGCGAACGCTGCTACCAGCATGTTCCATCAGTAGGATGAAGAGCCTTCAATTGCGCAGCCTTGGATGGGAGGGAGGTCTCCGGGCATTCAATAAAGCGCTGAGGGACTTGCGTACGGCCTGCTACATTGTCTTGGCTAGCACCTCCGGCTGTCGTAACCACGAGCTGGTTAACGTGCTATCGGGCGCGCACCACCGTAGCCAAGACGATAAAGGGACGGTCTACCACTGGATGCGCTCCCATTCTGCCAAAACTGATGTCGGTACCCATGATTGGATGATTCCGAAGGCTGCGGTACGTGCCCTGCGCCTAATGGATCGCTGGAGTTCGCCCTATCAGACAATGATCGCCGCCGAGATCGCGCAGCGGCGCCGCGCCAACTCGCATGACCCGCAGATCGCCGAGGCGCACAAACACCGCCATGCACTCTTTCTCGGTGTATATCCGAATGCAGATAATCAAGTGCGCCCCCTTAGCAACACTAGTTGGAACATGTACCTCAAGGAATTCGCCAAAAACTGCGGTCTGAGCTGGAATCTCGCCAGCCACCAGTTCCGCCGCAAGTTCGCCAACTACGCTGCACACAGCCGCTTCGGCGATCTGCGTTACCTCAAGGAGCATTACGCTCATTACTCGCTGGACATGACCTTGAGCTACGCCATGGGCGACGGCTGGGGGCAGCATCTGGACCTCGAACTGTACGCCGACATTCAGGGGGAGTTGGACGATATTAAACTAGGCGTGGTCGATAACTGGCTGGGTGACGAACCCTTAGCCGGGGGCTATGGTCGCGCGCTCAAGCAGTGGCGACGGGAGCCGCAGAATCTGCTGATCTTCAAAGATCACGCCTCGATGCTGAAATCCATTGCCGAGAGCACAGCGATTCGCAGCAACGGCCATGCTTGGTGCACAGCGGACAATGATAATTGCGTTGGCAATAACCTTCAGCGTACCCGTTGCGGCGATTGTAACAATGCCGTGATCGGGCGCCGCCACGCGCCCATTTACCGGGGACTCTACGATGATCTGAAAGGATTGCTGCATTGCCCGGACATAGGCGAGGGCGGACACCAGCGTATTCACCGAGACCTGAATCGCTGCCGTGACGTACTGGTCCAACTGGGAATGGACCCGGAGACTTTATGAAGCCCAGGAAAAAGGCAATCAATTATAAGTCGGCGGAGGATCGTGAAAAGGATCTAAAGCTCGCCCTCTACCGCATCCAAAAAGGCCGCGCGCACACCGGAGAAACCAGGATTTCTATCGCCGCAGTAGCTCGCGAGGCGGGCGTATCGACGGCGCTAATTCACAACCACTACCCACGGTTTGCCGAGGCTATTCGCCAGGTTCAGGGGCGCTCCAGTCGCGCCATGCGTGATGTGAAACAAAAAAATTTGATTGAAGAGCGCAAAAAGTCCGCAGCCTACCGCCAGGAGATAGAGGAATTGCGAGCCGAAGTCGCTAGTCTTGCATCCATTAACGAGGTGCTGTTGGACGAAAACCGTGTCCTCAAGGATAAAATGAACGACCGTAAGGTGATCGATCTGGTATCAAGGAAACCCCATGGACAGGTCGATTTTTCATAATCCGCAATCGCACCTTTTGACTAGCCATTTTCATGCTTGCTGACCGCTGACTATAGAATCCATAAATTGACGAGCGTAGTGACCGGTTCAAAACTAGAAGCTCTAATTGATCAAACATTAGGTTGGTCTAATTTTGTTAGCGTCGCGGACCTACGCAGCGGGCGGATGAATCTTAAGGGCTCGCGTTCGAGCGTATTGAGCTTGTGCTTATCGAGATGCCGGTGTGACCGAAAAAATGATGCGAGGACTTTTCAAATCGGACCTGCAGGCCCCCAAAGCCTCAGTGTAGAAATGCCCTCCCTCCAGGCTATATACGTAGGCCGCCTCACGGATGTCATCCACCGTTTCGCGCATCTCTAATAGCTTCTCCATCTTCCACCCATCACCTCCGTTCAGATAAGCCGGTGAAACCAACTGGACATCCAACAGCCAAATGTCTGCTCCTTGTTCATTAAGTAACTGCTCAAGCGCTGAAATGCTGGGAATCAGAACCATCCTAGTCAGAGCTTCGCTGCCTTGTCGCCGCCCCACCTTGACGTAGAACCAGGGACAATGAGTGGTCTGCTCAACGTACTGCCAGTATTGGGTGGCGTCATCCCCCAGGTATGCACCGAGGAAGATTTCTGCTGGTTTGTGAGTGATGAACATAGCGCCCTTCCAATAATGAACACTATAGATTGTAGCCCTATAGAGCTCACAAAGGCTTCATCGTTCCTTTTGCGAGGTCGGCAATATGGAACTGAAACAGGCATTTGGCGCAGCTCTGAAACAGCTGAGATCGAAAAGGAAGCTTTCGCAGGAGGATTTCTCCGACGTCAGCAGTCGTACCTATCTCAGCACCCTAGAGCGCGGTTTGAAGAGTCCTACGATTGAGAAGGTAGACGAGTTGGCATCTGTTTTAGACGTTCATCCGCTGACCATACTCGTAGGCTGCTATCTGATTCAAGACAGTCCAATCTCCCTCGACGGACTGTTTTCCCGAATTCGAACGGAACTGCCAAGCGAGATGAAATGAACATCTGACGGATTGCGTTCCATAGGCAAAGGGATCAACGGAAGACTTTGGATTGTAGGGCTTGTGTTAGCATCCAATTTGATCCGAAGATCGAGGTCAGCAGCGATGAAGCACCCAGTGCAACTGGAAAATAGCCTTTTTGAAATTTTGGAAGGGAAACAGAAACGCCGTGATGCGTTGATGCTTGCTATTAGCCTTGCATCGCCTTCTGAACTAGAAGAACCTGCACGTCGGTTGAAAAATGTAATGAAAAAACCAGATGGATCACGCCGTCAACGCATTCCCCCGCCTGCGTTCGCCCGATAGGTGAAAGTACGACCTCTGCTCCCCTTGCATAGTGGCTAGTTGCGTCGTTATTCGCGCAGCTCACCATTCGTTATGGCAAAGGTAACTGGCCGGGCATAAGTGCAGAAGTGCTACCACTTGGCATGCTGATGGGAGTCGTGTGCTCCCCTGAACTCAAGACATCCAAACGCTCAATAGCCCCGCAGATATTCTCGGCCGACCACTGCTGCCCCATACCGTCAGTGCTGGTACCGGATTCTTGGTCGAGTACTGTACGTATTATGGCCTGGCGCAGCCTTATCTAGCTCTGACTCCACGTTTTCACTAGCCGCTATTGCTGGCGGTAGCGGCCATGGGTGGGTTGGGATTTGCGCTGGAACCGCTGTTTATCTCCCAGGTCGAACTGAACGCTGGACGCTTGGTGCTGGCCATCAACCACACATTCACCTCAGCGCGTGACTATTACATTACTCATGCTTCAGGTGCGGGATACAGCACTAGCTCAACTGCTCGGCTTTACCCTCTTCATGCAGAGCAGGTTTGCTTTTCAAGCAGGTTATGTGCATCGGTATCTCTGTTTTCACGACAGGCGGAGATCGGCCCGTGTTGCTCTATACGCATCTACACTCACAAAAATAATAGCCATTTGATACTATTCCGTCGGCAATTGCGTCACCTCAAAACCTAATGGATGAATTCCCCAATGGAAATAGGAAACATCGTAAAAATCATCATGGCTATCGGTGCGATGATTGGTGTAGCAAAAATCATTTATGAACTCTCATCCAGCAGCAAGTTGAAACTGAGAGAAGAGTATAAATTTGCGAAAGAGTTTCTCGCCGACCTAGATGAGGAGACACCACTTCATCATCTTGCCGTTGAGCGAGGTTACTACGCCTTAGCGGGAACTTCTTCAATACAGGTTTCCGACATTAAGTATCTTATTTCACTCTCGAACCCTGACAAATCCCTGAAGGATTACGCGCTTTCAAGAAAATATGTCGAGCTCAACAAAAAACTTCATAAAATTGATTTCAGATCAAAATACCAGAGAAAATTTTCGAGAGTCTGGAGGAAGTCATTTTATGTTCTTATTTACGTTATGGCTTCCTTGTTAGCAATGTCCCCCCTTCTGCTCGCCGCGCCCTTTAATCTTGGCCCCAAATTCATGCTGCTGGCTCTCGTCACAATCCCTGGATGCGGATTCTTTGCCTTTGACGCGCTACGCAGTTGCATGAAAATCATGAGGGGCGAGGCGCTAGTCAAAGGACAGGAAAAACATGTGCCACTCATCATCGTGAAGAACGAAAAAAAACTGATAAAAAATTAAAAAAATTAAAGCTGATTCTCGGCTGCCTGCTTAACTGGAACACAACAAATACAGCAACCACGAAAAAACCGACCTTCGAACCGGCTTTTCTCTGACTAGAACTTTTATGTTCAAACTCAAGTCAGGCTTACACGTAGCGATCATCGCGCGCATGGAGTGGGAAATGGAAAGCCTGCTACATGCCTATAAGCAAGTCGAGAATCCCCTGGGAGAAACGATGCTGGTCTTGGTCGTAGCAAAAGGGTATCTAATGCGCCCTCTTCGCAATGAGGCCATTGCCCTCCATCTAACCCTAAGCAGAATCTAGTGTATTGTATTGACCGGCTGAAATCACCCTTCGCGATAGGCAACAATCGGCCAGAAGCAATGGGATGGACTCCTCCTCACTTCGGCATCTTGAGTGCCAGACTGAAAGTGCGAACCACAGTCAACGGTGAGAAGGAGTCCACACATGAAGCTTATGCGCATTGGGGTCGACCTGGCCAAGAACGTGTTTCAGATCCACGGAGTGGATCGTCATGAGCAGCCCATCTGGCGGCAGCGTTTATCGCGCGATCGCTGGCTGCAAACGGTGCTGGAAAAGATCGAACCCGGCTGCGAGATCGGCATGGAAAGTTGTGGCGGTGCGCACCATTGGGCGCGGCAGCTACAGGCACGCGGATTTCGAGTGAGGCTGATCGCGCCGCAGTTCGTCAAGCCGTACGTCAAGAGCAACAAAAACGATGCCAACGATGCCGAGGCGATCTGCGAAGCGATGAGCCGTCCCAGCATGCGCTTCGTCGCCGTCAAGACCATCGAGCAACAGGATATCCAAGCGACGCATCGCATCCGGGCCGGCTTAATCGAACAACGGACGGCCAAAGCCAATCAGATTCGTGGGCTGGTCGCCGAGTACGGCCTCGTAGCGCCGAAGGAGTTACTGATGCTGCGTCGTGCAATACCGTGCTGGCTAGAAGATGCCGATAATGGTTTGACGGCACGCTTTCGTCGTCTGCTGAACGGTTTGTGGGACGACCTGCGAGCACTTGATGACCGCGTGAGAGAACTCGATGGCGAGATATCAGCGATCGCGGCAAGTGACCCAGCGGCCGCCCGTTTGCAACAGCTGCGTGGCGTCGGCCCGATGATTTCCACCGCACTTGTTGCTGCCATCGGTGATGCCAGCCAGTTTGACAATGGCCGACAACTGGCCGCCTCGCTAGGGCTGACGCCAAAGCAACACAGCTCTGGCGGCAAGGATCGACTGCTTGGCATTAGCAAACGCGGGGATGCTTATCTGCGAACTCTGATGATCCACGGTGCGCGCTCGGCACTGCGCACAGCCAAATTCAAAGACGATCGACTTAGCCAGTGGGCTGTCCGTTTAGCCGAGCGCTCACATCCCAACGTGGCCGCTATCGCACTGGCTAACAAAACTGCACGCATGGCTTGGGCGATGCTGCGCAACGGCACTGATTACCAACCGGATCGAGCAGTAGCCTGACCTATTCATCCCGGGAGAAGCACCCTACACCACGATTGCGAAGCAACCCGAGCAATGGCAAACCGGTCGAACCGGCGTCGGCAAAACCCTCAAGTGTCCAGGTGCGCAAAGCACGTAGAAGCGATTGGGAGCCGACGCGCGAATAGCCCATCATGGCCCTGCATCGAATCGATGCCAAAGTCAGAGGCCGAATATACGTGTGCAGTCGGCACGGGCGCCAAAGTAAAGGAGGCTTGCAACGAGGAGGAGTCCATATACGGACATTTGCGAAAGGCAGTTGACCAATGTTCGATCGACAACTTAAGTCGCCTTGTCTCACCATCTAGGCATGCGGAAAACTTTATCAACGTCAACCGGAAATATATGGTGTGGAAATCGCTCACAATACCAAATAATCATATCTCGACAAAAAATCCTAAACTCTTGATCTCTCCAAATTTTTTGCATCTCTTTTTTTGATAGCCTTCGGGCTTGATCTTCCTGGTGCTTTGCAATGAAAACCCTTCCAGTATATGGGTTCAGCTTTGGCCATTTGTTATTCTGGCTCTTGAAATGACCGTGCGGAACTGAAGGATAGGGGTCGGGGTCAGCCTTGGTGAACACCCAAGTGTTTAAGCAGAGAAACTCTAGCCATTGATCATTTAGCTCAGCAGCGCGGTGTGAGTGGCCAGTGCCTTGAAAGTCGTGTTGAGATGAATCCAAATTAGTGTCACTTGCGTCATTCTTGAATAATTCTTCACCCGGTTCCATGCGAGGATCTCCTATATCGATTCCAGGATTTGCGAGCCACCGCACCACGGCGACACGTTCAAGTAGCTCATCAAGCCCTATCAATCCGCATTCGTAGTGAATTCTTGCAAGTTTTATAAGATCTGTGGTCATTTGGTAATTTAACCAGGAGTGAATTTGGCGAGGATTGGGATAGCGTAGGTTTAGCACCACCGCTCAAAAATTAATAGAATTGATCTTATGTAGCAGTCCACTGGCTGGCACGTGAATGTCAACTCAGAAAGCACAAAAAATTCGTATGCTACGCATCTGTTGACAGATCATAAGCGCGGACCAAGTAGTTTTTTGCTAAGCTGATTACATAGCTATAACCCTCCTGAAGCGTCATCGCTGGAGTATTATTTTGCTTCACCAACTGTTTGAATCCATGACGCGAGTCATATCCGGCAAGAGAAAAATTGTTTGCCGTATTCTTAAAAGTAGTGCGCTTCGCTCTGTCATCTGGTACATCAATATTTTTGATGGATGCGTGCGAATCTATTGTTTCCATTAGTTTGTAATAGTTTGCCCAACCACCTTTGAGTGCTAAGTACTTTAGGATCATGTGTACGTCCTGATTTTCTGTAGCTAATTGGATGAGAGTTATAGAATTTAGCACCCTTCTATTAAGGAATCGTTCGTTCCTCCTATGCGGAGGGAAGTTGGGTGCGCCTAGCAGTGCTCTAGGGATTTTTTTTTCGACTCTCTGTATGGGTATACCTGCACGCAGGATCCGATCGATCCGCCACTCTCGATGATCGAAGTAGAAAAGCTCCACCGCGCCGTTAAGTAGACAGAGAAGCTCGTAAGACACCTGCCAGACGATTTCTTCATCCACATCGTCGCCTTCAAAATAGATAGAGTTGAAGCTGAAGTGATCGCTCTCGCAGTCATTTTGATAATCCAGCCCACCCCAAATCCGAAAATAGCCATTGCTATAGCCGTGTCTACTCAGGTGACGGAGGTATTCCGGCTCACCTGACGCCAGCATCACTTCCCATTCGCTCTGCTCCAAGAAACGCTTCCCTCTATAATTCAACGATTTGAGCATTAATAGCATATGGCCATGCGTTGACGGAGCGTTTGAAGTAAAATTCGCGCACCAACCTCTAAAGGAGCGACGATTAGCTCTGTCAGGCCGTAATCGACGCGCAAGAAGTTTTACATAGTCGCGAGGAGATCGCCCATGACATCAAGGCGGTCACGACCGGATCAGTTTTGTCACTCCTGAAGTCACTCACAGCCCCACCTTCACGGAAGATTGTGCGTTTTGATCAAGCTCAAGAAACTGGCAAATCCCAAGCCCATAGAGGTTTCCACCAAGAACATACTGTTCGTCCGGGAGACGGCTAGGGTCAAGGCCTACTTCAAGCTCGCCCCCACCGAACGGGCTCGTACCCGGCCGCCGTTCAACAAGGAGGTACTGGATGCGCAATCCGCCATTCAAGAGCTCAAGCGGATCCAGCACAGTAAGTGTGCCTATTGCGAAACCATTCTCGAACACGATCCTGGCCGCTACGTGTCCCACTATCGGCCGTTGAGCAACGCGGTTGATCCGATTCACGACACTGAACAACTTGAGTGCTATGCCTGGTTCGCATACGAATGGCAGAACCTGATGCTGATCTGCAAGGACTGCGACAACCATAAACTCAACTTTTTCCCTATATCAGGCCGGACCGCCGTTGCACTTTCCTCCTGGAGAACGGCCCAGCTCCGGGAAATGCCGCTCCTGCTCAACCCGTTCGAGGACAATCCTTCAGATCACCTCATGTTCGATACCGACGGTGTCGTTCGCGCCACCACCGCCGCCGGCAAGGCGACTATCGAGTTGCTCAACCTCAACCGGACAGCTCTTTGCCTGAAACGCAAGGAGCAGATCGACAAGGTGCTGGAGCTCATCCTGAAGAGTAACAATGAATATGAACTGACCGAAGCACTGGGCCATTTCACTAGCGATGAGACTTCCCACGGAGGGGCCGTAAGGAACTGTCTGGGGCATGTCTGTCGGATTCTGCAAACCGAGATCCGCCACGGCAAATACTCTGCCCGCACCGATCTGAAAAAGAAGATCATTCGGCTTAGGGGTGAGTTTTCATCCCATGATTGGCAGGAGGCTATTTCGCTGTGCAAGACAGATGACCTGGCCTTCGTTATCCAGAACCCCGATCTGGGCGAACTTAAGACCCGCCGGTATGCGTACATCACCCGTATCGAGATCGGCCGCTTCAAGGGCATCGATCACTTCACGCTAGATCTCGACGCCAGCCCATCCGGCCAGGGCCGCAATGAATCGCCCTGCACCATGCTGCTGGGCGAAAACGCCACGGGCAAAAGCTCGATCCTGCAAGCAATCGCCCTGGCGCTGATGCCCCGTGAGGAACGTCAGCGCATCCGTCTCAACCAGAAGAGCATCATCCCCCACGGTATCGACGACACCTTGGCGCCCCCCCTGCAACCAGCGGTCACGGTGCACTTCAGCAATGGCGAGACCGTCGCCCTCAGCATGGACTTGCATACGGGTCGCCTGAAATCCATCGGTACTCCGCAAAACCGGGTGTTCGGTTATGGCTCGAGAAGGTACTTCCTGTCCGGCAGATCGACGAAAGTCCAAAGCTGTCCCAGCAGGACGCTGTTCAATCAGGCTGCCAGCCTGCCGGACCCTACGAACTGGTTGCTGAATCTCAAGGAGGAGGAAAAATTCGACGCCGTGGCGCGAGCACTGGCCTCGCTGCTCGCCTTACGCGCCGGTGAGTTCGTAGCCCGGGACGACCGTTCGATTTTTATCCAGCGCCACAGCTCGTCCCTGCCCATCGAACATCTGAGCGATGGCTACAAATCTTTGTTCGCCATGGCCGTCGATATCATGCGGGAAATGCTAAAACACTGGGACAACTTGGAATTCGCCCAAGGCATCGTGCTGGTCGACGAAATCGAAAACCACCTTCACCCACGCTGGAAGATGCGTGTGATGAGTGCGCTGCGCGAATCGTTCCCTCGCGTACAGTTCATTGCCTCCACCCACGATCCGCTGTGCTTGCGGGGGATGTTCGAGGGCGAGGTGCAAGTGCTGTATCGGGATCGCAACGGGAGCCTGCAGCGCGTCGAGCAATTGCCTAATGTAGCGAACCTGCGCATCGAGCAGATTCTGACATCCGACTACTTCGGGCTGGCCACCACCGAAGACCCGATGCGTCAACAAGCACTCGAGCAGCTCGCCAAATATGCTGCGCGCGAAGACCGGGACCTCTCGCAGAAGGACCTCAGGCATCGCGACGAACTGTTGGAACACTACGGCAGCCTCCCCATGATCGGCGACACCCTCGACCGGCAGATCCTCGCCCAAGCCCTGACCCGCCATATCCGCGACACGGGCCTTGCCACCCCCATCGAACACGCCAACGCTAGGGAAGAATCAGTGCGGGCGATCATTGAGGTGCTCGAACGCAACCGGAGGGAATATGGTACCCGTTGACCGGAACCGGGTCGCCAAGCCGGCATCTTTGACCGCACCCAATGGCGCGGGCCATCGCGAGCACCTGCGTGCGGCGATGTACTACCAGAGCCCGCGCAACAAGGCGTACGGCTTCGCCCATTACAAGGAGCCCGACGTGGTCACGGCGTTGAACAAGCTGTTCCACAACAAGTGCGCCTACTGCGAGGGCAAAATCACCAGCACCGGGCCCATCGATGTCGAACATTTCCGCCCCAAAGGCCAGATAGAAGGCGAAGT is a genomic window containing:
- a CDS encoding site-specific integrase produces the protein MSDDTLAALSWALLDTQPGDVRELTESERAALIISAIEVDGQWVILSRYVDDVWQLDGFTSNVPLSHKQLDFGTVPPAFRAVMKAMLYRYLRRGRRGVGRPKGAVMRVFFYDARSFLRYLEALKLDHLGSVTPLICTTYASACKAYRQPRRSKGKPLSQAGLCSRFRAVEALHELSQYTDDRIPQDPWPETSAKTMAGLAGSPRGGKTPLMPDEVFCIIFERAYQQVERGHQLLDLQDALHTSSVQRTLLPACSISRMKSLQLRSLGWEGGLRAFNKALRDLRTACYIVLASTSGCRNHELVNVLSGAHHRSQDDKGTVYHWMRSHSAKTDVGTHDWMIPKAAVRALRLMDRWSSPYQTMIAAEIAQRRRANSHDPQIAEAHKHRHALFLGVYPNADNQVRPLSNTSWNMYLKEFAKNCGLSWNLASHQFRRKFANYAAHSRFGDLRYLKEHYAHYSLDMTLSYAMGDGWGQHLDLELYADIQGELDDIKLGVVDNWLGDEPLAGGYGRALKQWRREPQNLLIFKDHASMLKSIAESTAIRSNGHAWCTADNDNCVGNNLQRTRCGDCNNAVIGRRHAPIYRGLYDDLKGLLHCPDIGEGGHQRIHRDLNRCRDVLVQLGMDPETL
- a CDS encoding TetR family transcriptional regulator yields the protein MKPRKKAINYKSAEDREKDLKLALYRIQKGRAHTGETRISIAAVAREAGVSTALIHNHYPRFAEAIRQVQGRSSRAMRDVKQKNLIEERKKSAAYRQEIEELRAEVASLASINEVLLDENRVLKDKMNDRKVIDLVSRKPHGQVDFS
- a CDS encoding helix-turn-helix domain-containing protein — protein: MELKQAFGAALKQLRSKRKLSQEDFSDVSSRTYLSTLERGLKSPTIEKVDELASVLDVHPLTILVGCYLIQDSPISLDGLFSRIRTELPSEMK
- a CDS encoding IS110 family RNA-guided transposase, with the protein product MKLMRIGVDLAKNVFQIHGVDRHEQPIWRQRLSRDRWLQTVLEKIEPGCEIGMESCGGAHHWARQLQARGFRVRLIAPQFVKPYVKSNKNDANDAEAICEAMSRPSMRFVAVKTIEQQDIQATHRIRAGLIEQRTAKANQIRGLVAEYGLVAPKELLMLRRAIPCWLEDADNGLTARFRRLLNGLWDDLRALDDRVRELDGEISAIAASDPAAARLQQLRGVGPMISTALVAAIGDASQFDNGRQLAASLGLTPKQHSSGGKDRLLGISKRGDAYLRTLMIHGARSALRTAKFKDDRLSQWAVRLAERSHPNVAAIALANKTARMAWAMLRNGTDYQPDRAVA
- a CDS encoding AAA family ATPase; this encodes MIKLKKLANPKPIEVSTKNILFVRETARVKAYFKLAPTERARTRPPFNKEVLDAQSAIQELKRIQHSKCAYCETILEHDPGRYVSHYRPLSNAVDPIHDTEQLECYAWFAYEWQNLMLICKDCDNHKLNFFPISGRTAVALSSWRTAQLREMPLLLNPFEDNPSDHLMFDTDGVVRATTAAGKATIELLNLNRTALCLKRKEQIDKVLELILKSNNEYELTEALGHFTSDETSHGGAVRNCLGHVCRILQTEIRHGKYSARTDLKKKIIRLRGEFSSHDWQEAISLCKTDDLAFVIQNPDLGELKTRRYAYITRIEIGRFKGIDHFTLDLDASPSGQGRNESPCTMLLGENATGKSSILQAIALALMPREERQRIRLNQKSIIPHGIDDTLAPPLQPAVTVHFSNGETVALSMDLHTGRLKSIGTPQNRVFGYGSRRYFLSGRSTKVQSCPSRTLFNQAASLPDPTNWLLNLKEEEKFDAVARALASLLALRAGEFVARDDRSIFIQRHSSSLPIEHLSDGYKSLFAMAVDIMREMLKHWDNLEFAQGIVLVDEIENHLHPRWKMRVMSALRESFPRVQFIASTHDPLCLRGMFEGEVQVLYRDRNGSLQRVEQLPNVANLRIEQILTSDYFGLATTEDPMRQQALEQLAKYAAREDRDLSQKDLRHRDELLEHYGSLPMIGDTLDRQILAQALTRHIRDTGLATPIEHANAREESVRAIIEVLERNRREYGTR